The genomic interval AGGCCCGCATCGGCGGGTCGGAAATCGCCCCGAAACCGATGGCGGCCACGGCGGCGAACAGTCCGTCGGAGAGCATGTCGAACGCGATCATAGCAGAGCGGATTTTACGATCATCAGCGTCCCGGAGAGACCGACGGCGATGCAGACGATGAGCATCAGCGCCGACGTGAGGCGGGCGATGCCGTTCAGGATGTGCCCCTCGACAATGTCGATCACGCCGTTGATGAGCGGCACGCCGGGAATGAGGAACAGGACGCTCGTGGCGATGGCGACGTCCGACGTGGTGTCGAACGTGAGCGCCACCGAAGCGTACATCGAGGCGACGAACGCCGAGGCGATGAAGATCACGTAGTGGTTGAAGCCGCGCGCCTGCATTCCCTGCTTGAGGAAAAAGCCGATGAGCGTCGCCGTGAAGACGATGCTCACGGCGAACCAGTCGCCGCCGAACAGCCGGCAGAACGATGCGTTGGCCAGCCCGACGAGTACGAGCGTGAAGATCGGATCGAGGCGCGGCCGGGCGACGATCTCCCGGTAGCGGCGTTCGATCTCCCCGAGCGGCAGGCGCTCGTCGTAGGCCTCCCAGCTCAGGGCGCTCAGCTCGGCGTTGAGCTCGAAACTGATCGGCAGCGGCGGAATGTCCGCGGCCTCGGTGCACACCTCGCCGCTCTCGTCGTCCACCACCGAAAAATTCACGACCTTCTGGAATGCAGAGACGATCACCCGCACTCCGAGCGCCTCGCCCAGCCGCTTGGTGTTGCGCACCACGCGCGAGGTATGCACGCCCGACCCCATGAGACGGGTGGCGTACTCCGCGACGAACCGTGCGATCGCCTTCAGTTCGGCTTGCGTCTTCATCTTCTCCGTGCCCGATTTTCGGCAAAAGTACGAAAAATTTGCATATCTTCGTTCCATGAAAGAAATCGACCCCAGCCTCGAGGCCTACGTCGAGGCCGAAATCATCCCCCGCTACGCGCATTTCGACCGCGCGCACTCCACGGACCACGTCCGCTCGGTCATCGACCGGAGCCTCGCGCTGGCCCGCCGCTACGACGTGGAGCCCGACATGGTCTATGTCATAGCCGCCTACCACGACACGGGGCTCGCCTTCGGCCGCGAACGCCACCACATCGACGCCGGACGCATCCTGGCCGAAGACGCCGAACTGCGCCGCCGCTTCGACAGCGAGCGGATCGCGACGATGCGCGAGGCTGTCGAGGACCACCGCGCCTCGTCCGGGCACGCGCCCCGTTCGATCTACGGCCGCATCGTCGCCGAAGCCGACCGCTGCATCGACACGCAAACGATTCTCCGCCGCACGGTGCAGTACGGGCTGGCGCACTGCCCGGCGCTGACGCGCGAGGAGCACTTCACCCGCTGCCGGGAACACCTCCAGCGCAAATACGCCGAAGGAGGCTACCTCCGCCTCTGGCTGCCCGAATCGGACAATGCCCGGCGGCTCGCGGAGCTGCGGGAGGCGATCCGCGACGGGGAACGGCTGCGCCGCCTCTTCGACGCAATCTTCGACGCCGAGACATCCGGCCCCGCAGGCGGAACCCCCGACCGGACCGAAGCCGGAGAGGCGGCGGAGGCACGGTAGGCCTCCGCAACCGACGGCCCGGATACGAAAAATCCGGCGAAGGATCGCTTCGCGGCACCGCCGCCCGCCGTCCTTCGCCGGAAAGCCGGACCGACCGGACATCCACGAATCACGAGGACGCCGCGCCGGTCCCGAAACCGTCACTCCACCCCGTGGGGGAAATACTTCATGTACTGCACGCGCTGGTAATGGTCGCCCTCGGCCGACCCGTAGTCCATCCGCCCGCGGAACTCGTCGAGCGAGGCGAAGCCCTGACGACCGGCCCACTCGTCGATGAAACGGCCGATCCGCGAAATCGCCTCGTAGCCGTAACGGTGGATCGCCGTGCAGACCTGCACCGCCGAAGCACCGCACAGCAACGCCTTCACGGCAGCCTCGCCGTCGTGCACGCCCGTCGAAACGGCCACGTCGAGCTGCGGCAGCGCATGGGAGCACAACGCCGTGCTGCGCAGCACGTTGCGCAGCTCCGACGGTTCGCTGAACGGATCGCCCGCGACGAAACACATCTTCTCCACGTCGATATCCGGCTCGAAGAAGCGGTTGTAGAGCACCACGCCGCGCGCTCCGCGGGCCAGCAGCGCATCGCCCACCGACAGCACGTTCGTCAGACGCATCGGCAACTTGACCGACACGGGGACCGTCACCGCCGCAGCGACCTTCCGCACGATGTCGGCATAGGCCTGTTCGAGCTCCTGCGCCCCCGCATGGCGGTCGGTAGGCAGCAGGAAGACATTCAGTTCCAGCGCCGCGGCGCCCGCAGCCTGCATGGCCTCGGCGTATTCGATCCACGCGTCGCCCGCGCCGATGCAGTT from Alistipes dispar carries:
- a CDS encoding HD domain-containing protein, producing the protein MKEIDPSLEAYVEAEIIPRYAHFDRAHSTDHVRSVIDRSLALARRYDVEPDMVYVIAAYHDTGLAFGRERHHIDAGRILAEDAELRRRFDSERIATMREAVEDHRASSGHAPRSIYGRIVAEADRCIDTQTILRRTVQYGLAHCPALTREEHFTRCREHLQRKYAEGGYLRLWLPESDNARRLAELREAIRDGERLRRLFDAIFDAETSGPAGGTPDRTEAGEAAEAR
- a CDS encoding threonine/serine exporter family protein — translated: MKTQAELKAIARFVAEYATRLMGSGVHTSRVVRNTKRLGEALGVRVIVSAFQKVVNFSVVDDESGEVCTEAADIPPLPISFELNAELSALSWEAYDERLPLGEIERRYREIVARPRLDPIFTLVLVGLANASFCRLFGGDWFAVSIVFTATLIGFFLKQGMQARGFNHYVIFIASAFVASMYASVALTFDTTSDVAIATSVLFLIPGVPLINGVIDIVEGHILNGIARLTSALMLIVCIAVGLSGTLMIVKSALL
- a CDS encoding dihydroorotate dehydrogenase-like protein: MKAKYLGLELASPVIVSSSPYTASVQNIERCVREGAGAVVLKSIFEEQILREAASLDRMEGYGDAGEYLERYLGDAYKGEFLQLVQGAAATGVPAIASINCIGAGDAWIEYAEAMQAAGAAALELNVFLLPTDRHAGAQELEQAYADIVRKVAAAVTVPVSVKLPMRLTNVLSVGDALLARGARGVVLYNRFFEPDIDVEKMCFVAGDPFSEPSELRNVLRSTALCSHALPQLDVAVSTGVHDGEAAVKALLCGASAVQVCTAIHRYGYEAISRIGRFIDEWAGRQGFASLDEFRGRMDYGSAEGDHYQRVQYMKYFPHGVE